In a genomic window of Leishmania donovani BPK282A1 complete genome, chromosome 32:
- a CDS encoding aquaporin-like protein, which produces MCALQRDAATRAEKQPYLARQIPMIRLSRYQAKFVCEGIGTFIFLMTTSLAEMNCGNLAVDGKTRTRNLAPIAEGFMLCVLIFMFGYISGGHFNPAVTFAVVMIRGMRVEEAISYWVAQVVGALVGAGLSIFVHGSTQHLPAPQVVQNTAEYVFSAFVAEAVFTMLLVTVVLHAAYSQQRNNDFYGLAVGMCLLASQYAVGGVSGGAFNPAVATGLQVTKFIAAGYFTQLLYLWLYWAAPACGAVAAAFLFMMTHPVPKDEAGEVQQQRVARNLYSSF; this is translated from the coding sequence ATGTGCGCTCTGCAGAGGGACGCCGCCACGagggcggagaagcagcCATACCTCGCCCGCCAGATTCCTATGATTCGGCTGAGCCGTTACCAGGCCAAATTTGTGTGCGAGGGCATCGGTACATTCATTTTCCTGATGACGACGTCGCTAGCGGAGATGAACTGCGGTAACCTAGCTGTGGACGGGAAGACTCGCACACGCAACCTCGCCCCGATTGCGGAGGGGTTCATGCTTTGCGTGCTTATCTTCATGTTCGGCTACATCTCTGGTGGCCATTTTAATCCGGCTGTCACCTTCGCAGTTGTCATGATTCGCGGCATGCGAGTCGAGGAGGCGATTTCGTACTGGGTGGCTCAGGTGGTAGGCGCTCTGGTAGGTGCGGGGCTCAGTATCTTTGTGCACGGCTCGACGCAACACTTGCCTGCACCGCAGGTCGTGCAGAACACGGCCGAGTACGTCTTTAGCGCCTTTGTAGCGGAGGCCGTGTTTACGATGTTGCTTGTGACAGTGGTGCTGCACGCCGCCTactcgcagcagcgcaacaACGACTTCTACGGCTTGGCAGTTGGCATgtgcctcctcgcctcccaGTACGCTGTCGGCGGCGTGTCGGGTGGCGCCTTCAACCCAGCGGTCGCGACGGGTCTGCAGGTGACCAAGTTCATTGCAGCTGGCTACTTCACGCAGCTCCTGTATCTGTGGCTGTACTGGGCTGCGCCGGCCTGCGGCGCTGTTGCGGCGGCGTTTCTCTTTATGATGACCCACCCAGTGCCGAAAGACGAGGCtggcgaggtgcagcagcagcgtgtggCACGCAATCTATACAGCTCTTTCTGA